The following are from one region of the Periophthalmus magnuspinnatus isolate fPerMag1 chromosome 5, fPerMag1.2.pri, whole genome shotgun sequence genome:
- the myl2a gene encoding myosin regulatory light chain 2a gives MAPKKAKKRTAEGANSNVFSMFEQAQIQEFKEAFTIMDQNRDGFIDKNDLRDTFAALGRLNVKQEEIDEMLKEAPGPINFTVFLTMFGEKLKGADPEETILNAFKVFDPEGKGVLRKDYVTQMLTTQADRFSSEEMEQMFAAFPPDVAGNLDYKNLVHIITHGEEKDQE, from the exons ATg GCACCAAAGAAGGCAAAGAAGCGCACGGCCGAAGGAGCCAACTCCAATGTGTTCTCCATGTTTGAGCAGGCACAGATCCAGGAGTTCAAAGAG GCATTCACCATCATGGACCAGAACAGAGATGGCTTCATCGACAAGAACGACCTGAGGGACACATTCGCCGCGCTTG GGCGTCTGAACGTGAAGCAAGAGGAGATCGATGAGATGCTCAAAGAAGCTCCAGGTCCCATCAACTTCACAGTGTTCCTCACCATGTTTGGGGAGAAACTCAAAG gggcGGATCCAGAGGAGACCATCCTAAACGCATTCAAAGTCTTTGACCCGGAAGGAAAAGGAGTTCTACGGAAAGACTA TGTCACACAGATGCTGACAACTCAGGCTGACCGGTTCTCCTCTGAAGAG ATGGAGCAGATGTTCGCTGCGTTCCCTCCTGATGTGGCTGGGAACCTGGACTACAAGAACCTGGTACACATAATTACCCACGGAGAGGAGAAGGACCAGGAGTAA